One part of the Quercus lobata isolate SW786 chromosome 7, ValleyOak3.0 Primary Assembly, whole genome shotgun sequence genome encodes these proteins:
- the LOC115954139 gene encoding protein NRT1/ PTR FAMILY 5.5-like isoform X1, with amino-acid sequence MSSKVLVWADILTAYALFVMMTYLTNVWSLTITHAAAIVNVFTGVAAIMPIGMTFLVDAFMGDYWMLLLSSLAFSFGMGSLTMSTPPVLSDVAAGNCGACKPLKPDCIGNTQKALFYTALALVAIGISGHITSLESFLKQQQEDNSEQLRPWQAAGGRRLGCDSSSNCCINSAPQGSPFTTICRVFVASASKMFRHLPPNDNQVPHTRSLRCFDKAAIVVETQNQEQNEKNRWTLCSLAEVEDTKSVVRMIPMWMTFIMCGVVISIGNTYFIEQAKDMNQKVGKWKIPLPIFKLFYDLVKDYFPNLYVKVTKLVIREKYIPPCGITAAMLFSILCCITAAEVETRRLDVVKRHGFDNSNDNNEKIPMSMFWLLPQFLLLGAV; translated from the exons ATGTCATCAAAGG TTCTGGTATGGGCTGACATACTAACAGCTTATGCCTTGTTTGTGATGATGACATACTTGACAAATGTCTGGAGTCTTACCATTACCCATGCTGCTGCAATTGTGAATGTGTTTACTGGTGTTGCGGCCATAATGCCTATAGGCATGACCTTCCTTGTTGATGCTTTCATGGGTGACTATTGGATGCTATTGCTCTCCAGTCTTGCTTTTAGCTTT GGGATGGGTTCCTTGACAATGTCAACACCACCTGTCCTTTCTGATGTTGCTGCAGGCAACTGTGGTGCATGCAAGCCACTGAAGCCAGATTGCATTGGCAATACCCAAAAGGCTCTCTTCTATACAGCGTTAGCACTTGTAGCTATTGGCATATCTGGTCATATCACATCCTTAGAGTCTTTCCtgaaacaacaacaagaagataATTCAGAGCAGCTTAGGCCATGGCAAGCGGCAGGCGGCAGGCGGCTTGGGTGTGATTCTTCTTCCAATTGTTGCAT AAATTCTGCACCACAGGGGAGTCCTTTTACAACTATATGTAGGGTCTTTGTAGCCTCTGCTTCCAAGATGTTTCGTCATCTCCCACCAAATGATAATCAGGTGCCTCACACCCGGAGTCTTAg gTGTTTCGACAAGGCTGCCATTGTAGTCGAAACCCAAAATCAGGAacagaatgaaaaaaatagatGGACACTTTGCAGCTTAGCAGAGGTGGAGGATACAAAAAGTGTAGTACGCATGATACCCATGTGGATGACCTTCATCATGTGTGGGGTTGTGATCTCCATAGGAAACACTTATTTCATAGAGCAAGCAAAGGATATGAATCAAAAGGTCGGAAAATGGAAGATCCCTCTTCCCATATTTAAACTATTCTATGACCTTGTAAAAGACTATTTCCCTAATCTGTATGTCAAAGTAACTAAACTAGTTattagagaaaaatatatacCCCCCTGTGGAATCACAGCAGCAATGCTGTTTTCTATACTGTGTTGTATCACAGCTGCAGAGGTGGAAACCAGGAGGCTAGACGTGGTTAAAAGGCACGGGTTTGACAATTCTAATGACAATAATGAGAAAATCCCAATGAGCATGTTCTGGCTTCTTCCACAGTTTCTCCTTCTTGGTGCCGTTTAA
- the LOC115954139 gene encoding protein NRT1/ PTR FAMILY 5.5-like isoform X2 — MSSKVLVWADILTAYALFVMMTYLTNVWSLTITHAAAIVNVFTGVAAIMPIGMTFLVDAFMGDYWMLLLSSLAFSFGMGSLTMSTPPVLSDVAAGNCGACKPLKPDCIGNTQKALFYTALALVAIGISGHITSLESFLKQQQEDNSEQLRPWQAAGGRRLGNSAPQGSPFTTICRVFVASASKMFRHLPPNDNQVPHTRSLRCFDKAAIVVETQNQEQNEKNRWTLCSLAEVEDTKSVVRMIPMWMTFIMCGVVISIGNTYFIEQAKDMNQKVGKWKIPLPIFKLFYDLVKDYFPNLYVKVTKLVIREKYIPPCGITAAMLFSILCCITAAEVETRRLDVVKRHGFDNSNDNNEKIPMSMFWLLPQFLLLGAV, encoded by the exons ATGTCATCAAAGG TTCTGGTATGGGCTGACATACTAACAGCTTATGCCTTGTTTGTGATGATGACATACTTGACAAATGTCTGGAGTCTTACCATTACCCATGCTGCTGCAATTGTGAATGTGTTTACTGGTGTTGCGGCCATAATGCCTATAGGCATGACCTTCCTTGTTGATGCTTTCATGGGTGACTATTGGATGCTATTGCTCTCCAGTCTTGCTTTTAGCTTT GGGATGGGTTCCTTGACAATGTCAACACCACCTGTCCTTTCTGATGTTGCTGCAGGCAACTGTGGTGCATGCAAGCCACTGAAGCCAGATTGCATTGGCAATACCCAAAAGGCTCTCTTCTATACAGCGTTAGCACTTGTAGCTATTGGCATATCTGGTCATATCACATCCTTAGAGTCTTTCCtgaaacaacaacaagaagataATTCAGAGCAGCTTAGGCCATGGCAAGCGGCAGGCGGCAGGCGGCTTGG AAATTCTGCACCACAGGGGAGTCCTTTTACAACTATATGTAGGGTCTTTGTAGCCTCTGCTTCCAAGATGTTTCGTCATCTCCCACCAAATGATAATCAGGTGCCTCACACCCGGAGTCTTAg gTGTTTCGACAAGGCTGCCATTGTAGTCGAAACCCAAAATCAGGAacagaatgaaaaaaatagatGGACACTTTGCAGCTTAGCAGAGGTGGAGGATACAAAAAGTGTAGTACGCATGATACCCATGTGGATGACCTTCATCATGTGTGGGGTTGTGATCTCCATAGGAAACACTTATTTCATAGAGCAAGCAAAGGATATGAATCAAAAGGTCGGAAAATGGAAGATCCCTCTTCCCATATTTAAACTATTCTATGACCTTGTAAAAGACTATTTCCCTAATCTGTATGTCAAAGTAACTAAACTAGTTattagagaaaaatatatacCCCCCTGTGGAATCACAGCAGCAATGCTGTTTTCTATACTGTGTTGTATCACAGCTGCAGAGGTGGAAACCAGGAGGCTAGACGTGGTTAAAAGGCACGGGTTTGACAATTCTAATGACAATAATGAGAAAATCCCAATGAGCATGTTCTGGCTTCTTCCACAGTTTCTCCTTCTTGGTGCCGTTTAA
- the LOC115953286 gene encoding protein NRT1/ PTR FAMILY 5.5-like isoform X1 — MASSSFVRITVLIWADILTAYALFVMMQYLTNVWKLNFTHAAAIVNVFSGVATIMPIGMAFLVDAFMGDYWMLLLSSLAYSFGLSFLAMSTPHVLPDAARNCDAHKPDCIGDAQKVLFYTALVLIAIGISGHITSLESFLEQQKENQTSAQENSEKPKPTPRQVAGSLFVVLLAIVGCIALPYIKPWSVRFGIPAICTVVATSIFTTGSCSYRCSRPPGSPLTTLCRVFVASASKTFRHLPPNDIQEPYTRSLRCLDKAAIEVQTQNQEQIEQSRWKLCTREEVEDTKMVIRMIPMWMTFIMCGVVISIGNTYFLDQANDMNRKVGELKVPLPIFKFFYDLVKDKFHKKYVKLTEKLMIPGKYVPPFGIFVAMLFSILCCITAAGVETRRLDMIRRHRLLDKLNDNNEKIPMSMFWLLPQFLLLGAVEGMANFSIDQFFINQAPASMSRYLKLFRHGVIGAGAVGSVLSVYVVGKFSERGGRTNWFQDTLNKSRLDNYYWTLTVLSCINLFLYILVALQYTYRDPPNKDAD; from the exons ATGGCATCCTCATCCTTTGTCAGAATAACAG TTCTGATATGGGCTGACATACTAACAGCTTATGCCCTGTTTGTGATGATGCAATACTTGACAAATGTCTGGAAGCTTAACTTTACCCATGCTGCTGCAATTGTGAATGTGTTTTCTGGTGTTGCGACCATAATGCCTATAGGCATGGCCTTCCTTGTCGATGCTTTCATGGGTGACTATTGGATGCTCTTGCTCTCTAGTCTTGCTTATAGCTTT GGGTTAAGCTTCTTGGCAATGTCAACACCACATGTTCTTCCAGATGCTGCAAGGAACTGTGATGCACACAAGCCAGATTGCATTGGTGATGCCCAAAAGGTTCTCTTCTATACAGCATTAGTACTGATAGCCATTGGGATATCTGGTCATATCACATCCTTAGAGTCTTTCCTGGAACAACAAAAGGAGAACCAAACAAGTGctcaagaaaattctgaaaagcCAAAGCCAACGCCACGTCAAGTGGCAGGCAGCCTTTTTGTGGTCCTTCTTGCAATTGTTGGATGTATTGCACTTCCATATATAAAGCCATGGTCTGTCCGATTTGGAATACCAGCAATATGTACTGTAGTGGCAACATCTATATTCACAACTGGCTCGTGTTCATACAGATGTTCTAGACCGCCGGGGAGTCCTCTTACTACTCTATGTAGAGTCTTTGTAGCCTCTGCTTCCAAGACGTTTCGTCATCTCCCACCAAATGATATTCAGGAGCCTTACACGCGGAGTCtcag gTGCCTTGACAAGGCTGCCATTGAAgtccaaacccaaaatcaagagCAGATTGAACAAAGTAGATGGAAACTTTGCACCAGAGAAGAGGTGGAGGATACTAAAATGGTTATACGCATGATACCCATGTGGATGACCTTCATTATGTGTGGGGTTGTGATTTCCATAGGAAACACTTATTTTTTAGATCAAGCAAATGATATGAATCGCAAGGTTGGAGAATTGAAGGTCCCTCTTCccatatttaaatttttctatGACCTTGTAAAAGACAAGTTCCATAAAAAGTATGTCAAATTAACTGAAAAATTAATGATTCCAGGAAAATATGTACCCCCCTTTGGAATCTTTGTAGCAATGCTGTTTTCTATATTATGTTGTATCACAGCTGCAGGAGTGGAAACCAGGAGGCTTGACATGATTAGAAGGCACAGGTTACTTGACAAACTTAATGACAATAATGAGAAAATCCCAATGAGCATGTTCTGGCTTCTTCCACAGTTTCTCCTTCTTGGTGCCGTTGAAGGAATGGCTAACTTCAGCATTGATCAATTCTTCATTAATCAAGCTCCTGCCTCAATGAGCCGCTACTTGAAACTTTTCCGCCATGGTGTAATTGGAGCAGGAGCTGTTGGTAGTGTCCTTTCGGTTTATGTTGTGGGTAAATTCAGTGAAAGGGGAGGAAGAACAAATTGGTTTCAGGACACACTGAATAAAAGTCGATTGGATAACTACTATTGGACACTGACAGTGTTGAGTTgtataaatctttttttgtaCATCTTGGTGGCATTGCAGTACACCTATAGAGACCCACCAAATAAAGATGCTGATTAA
- the LOC115953286 gene encoding protein NRT1/ PTR FAMILY 5.5-like isoform X2 — protein MSTPHVLPDAARNCDAHKPDCIGDAQKVLFYTALVLIAIGISGHITSLESFLEQQKENQTSAQENSEKPKPTPRQVAGSLFVVLLAIVGCIALPYIKPWSVRFGIPAICTVVATSIFTTGSCSYRCSRPPGSPLTTLCRVFVASASKTFRHLPPNDIQEPYTRSLRCLDKAAIEVQTQNQEQIEQSRWKLCTREEVEDTKMVIRMIPMWMTFIMCGVVISIGNTYFLDQANDMNRKVGELKVPLPIFKFFYDLVKDKFHKKYVKLTEKLMIPGKYVPPFGIFVAMLFSILCCITAAGVETRRLDMIRRHRLLDKLNDNNEKIPMSMFWLLPQFLLLGAVEGMANFSIDQFFINQAPASMSRYLKLFRHGVIGAGAVGSVLSVYVVGKFSERGGRTNWFQDTLNKSRLDNYYWTLTVLSCINLFLYILVALQYTYRDPPNKDAD, from the exons ATGTCAACACCACATGTTCTTCCAGATGCTGCAAGGAACTGTGATGCACACAAGCCAGATTGCATTGGTGATGCCCAAAAGGTTCTCTTCTATACAGCATTAGTACTGATAGCCATTGGGATATCTGGTCATATCACATCCTTAGAGTCTTTCCTGGAACAACAAAAGGAGAACCAAACAAGTGctcaagaaaattctgaaaagcCAAAGCCAACGCCACGTCAAGTGGCAGGCAGCCTTTTTGTGGTCCTTCTTGCAATTGTTGGATGTATTGCACTTCCATATATAAAGCCATGGTCTGTCCGATTTGGAATACCAGCAATATGTACTGTAGTGGCAACATCTATATTCACAACTGGCTCGTGTTCATACAGATGTTCTAGACCGCCGGGGAGTCCTCTTACTACTCTATGTAGAGTCTTTGTAGCCTCTGCTTCCAAGACGTTTCGTCATCTCCCACCAAATGATATTCAGGAGCCTTACACGCGGAGTCtcag gTGCCTTGACAAGGCTGCCATTGAAgtccaaacccaaaatcaagagCAGATTGAACAAAGTAGATGGAAACTTTGCACCAGAGAAGAGGTGGAGGATACTAAAATGGTTATACGCATGATACCCATGTGGATGACCTTCATTATGTGTGGGGTTGTGATTTCCATAGGAAACACTTATTTTTTAGATCAAGCAAATGATATGAATCGCAAGGTTGGAGAATTGAAGGTCCCTCTTCccatatttaaatttttctatGACCTTGTAAAAGACAAGTTCCATAAAAAGTATGTCAAATTAACTGAAAAATTAATGATTCCAGGAAAATATGTACCCCCCTTTGGAATCTTTGTAGCAATGCTGTTTTCTATATTATGTTGTATCACAGCTGCAGGAGTGGAAACCAGGAGGCTTGACATGATTAGAAGGCACAGGTTACTTGACAAACTTAATGACAATAATGAGAAAATCCCAATGAGCATGTTCTGGCTTCTTCCACAGTTTCTCCTTCTTGGTGCCGTTGAAGGAATGGCTAACTTCAGCATTGATCAATTCTTCATTAATCAAGCTCCTGCCTCAATGAGCCGCTACTTGAAACTTTTCCGCCATGGTGTAATTGGAGCAGGAGCTGTTGGTAGTGTCCTTTCGGTTTATGTTGTGGGTAAATTCAGTGAAAGGGGAGGAAGAACAAATTGGTTTCAGGACACACTGAATAAAAGTCGATTGGATAACTACTATTGGACACTGACAGTGTTGAGTTgtataaatctttttttgtaCATCTTGGTGGCATTGCAGTACACCTATAGAGACCCACCAAATAAAGATGCTGATTAA
- the LOC115951974 gene encoding protein NRT1/ PTR FAMILY 5.5-like: MTYLTNVWRLNLTHAAAIVNMFTGAATIMPIVMACLVNSFMGDFWMLLLSSLAYSFAQQRRMNNQEATLALTTLVVEATLDLKNGMSFLAMSTPPVLSNVAGNCSAYKPDCIGDAQKVLFYTALALIAIGISGHITSLESFLKQHMENPTPWQVAGGFGTILFPIVGCIALPYIKPCSVRFGIPAICTVVATFLFICGSCSEKHSSKEEEDTKISIRMIPMWMTFIMCGVVISIGNTYFLEQAKNMNHKVGILKVPLPIFKIFYDLVKDYFTKLCVKVNEKFSGKYLASCGVMVAMLFSILCCITAAKMETRRLDVIRRHCLPDKPNGKIPMSMFLLLPQYLLLRALDGISNFSIDYFFTDQVPASMKHYS, from the exons ATGACATACTTGACAAATGTCTGGAGGCTTAATTTAACCCATGCTGCGGCAATTGTGAACATGTTTACTGGTGCTGCCACCATAATGCCTATCGTCATGGCCTGCCTTGTCAATTCTTTCATGGGTGACTTTTGGATGCTCTTGCTCTCCAGTCTTGCTTATAGCTTT GCGCAACAACGTAGAATGAATAATCAAGAAGCAACATTAGCTTTGACAACATTAGTAGTAGAAGCAACATTAGATCTGAAAAAT GGGATGAGCTTCTTGGCAATGTCAACACCACCTGTACTTTCAAATGTTGCAGGCAACTGTAGTGCATACAAGCCAGATTGTATTGGTGATGCCCAAAAGGTTCTCTTCTATACAGCGTTAGCACTCATAGCTATTGGGATATCTGGTCATATCACATCCTTAGAATCTTTTCTGAAACAACATATGGAAAACCCAACACCATGGCAAGTGGCAGGCGGCTTTGGAACGATTCTCTTTCCAATTGTTGGATGTATTGCGCTTCCATATATAAAGCCATGTTCTGTTAGATTTGGAATACCAGCAATATGTACCGTAGTGGCAACTTTTCTATTCATATGTGGCTCATGTTCAGAAAAACATAGCAGCAAAGAAGAGGAGGATACAAAAATCTCTATACGCATGATACCCATGTGGATGACATTCATTATGTGTGGGGTTGTGATTTCCATAGGAAACACTTACTTTTTAGAGCAAGCAAAAAATATGAATCACAAGGTTGGAATATTGAAGGTCCCTCTTcctatatttaaaattttctatgaCCTTGTAAAAGATTATTTCACCAAACTGTGTGTCaaagttaatgaaaaattttcaggAAAATATTTAGCCTCGTGTGGAGTCATGGTAGCAATGCTATTTTCTATACTATGTTGTATCACAGCTGCAAAAATGGAAACCAGGAGGCTAGATGTGATTAGAAGGCATTGTTTACCTGacaaacctaatggcaaaattCCAATGAGCATGTTCTTGCTTCTTCCACAGTATCTCCTTCTTCGTGCCCTTGATGGAATCTCTAATTTCAGCATTGATTATTTCTTCACTGATCAAGTTCCTGCATCAATGAAACATTACTCGTGA